Proteins encoded by one window of Acuticoccus sp. MNP-M23:
- a CDS encoding TRAP transporter small permease, with protein MSAADYSEELPWAALPFRVLAYASGLLAAVMMVTTTIDVAGRYIFNNPLHGAFEVTEISMGLIVFTALPLAIHHREMILVSVISDRYPLAGQRIVDALGDLVGAGLFGLISWRMWAYGERLWNYRERTLELRVPKGLIVQSMSVLAAFAALACILGFASVLIRRRR; from the coding sequence GTGAGCGCAGCCGACTATTCTGAAGAACTTCCATGGGCTGCGCTCCCCTTCCGGGTGCTGGCGTACGCGTCCGGCCTGCTCGCGGCGGTGATGATGGTGACCACCACCATCGACGTTGCGGGCCGGTATATCTTCAACAACCCGCTCCATGGCGCTTTCGAGGTCACCGAAATCTCCATGGGGCTGATCGTGTTCACAGCCTTGCCGCTGGCGATCCACCACCGCGAGATGATCCTCGTCAGCGTCATTTCCGACCGTTATCCGCTGGCCGGGCAGCGCATTGTCGATGCGCTGGGCGATCTTGTGGGGGCGGGCCTCTTCGGCCTGATCTCGTGGCGCATGTGGGCCTACGGCGAGCGGCTGTGGAATTATCGCGAGCGCACGCTTGAGCTGCGTGTGCCCAAGGGCCTCATCGTCCAGTCCATGAGCGTTCTGGCCGCCTTTGCCGCGCTCGCCTGCATCCTCGGCTTTGCTTCCGTTCTCATCCGCCGGCGCCGCTAA